The following coding sequences are from one bacterium window:
- a CDS encoding glycosyltransferase family 1 protein: protein MKIGIDARSLIRKERAGLEQYLANLISHLEKIDNENQYFLFFNFIRPQYQRFLPQFTSNNFHNVVCPIPSKIMTRLFKASLPIESCLGKLDVFHAPRHLLLPSIWAKTVLTIHDLMFIDHPEFLKLEWVKSLEKEVHKGIKRANLIISVSLFTKNRILENWKKMSAEKIKVIYSGVNECFYPIEDKVIIDKIKHKYGIKNRYILFVGNVEPKKNLIRLFEAFSQVKNSIDGYNLVIAGGGWAFDKLFQKVKESNLQKDVIFTGYISDEDLPALYSGAEIFVFPSLYEGFGLPVIEAMACGTPVITSNSASLPELARDAGILIDPFKVEDIAGAMYQLLTDTNLKMKLKEKGLQRAKLFSWEKTASETLAVYKELA, encoded by the coding sequence ATGAAAATTGGAATAGATGCACGGAGTCTCATTAGAAAAGAACGAGCAGGATTAGAACAGTATCTGGCTAATTTAATATCTCACCTGGAAAAAATAGATAATGAAAATCAATACTTTTTATTCTTCAATTTTATAAGACCGCAATATCAAAGATTTCTTCCTCAATTCACCTCCAATAATTTTCATAATGTTGTTTGCCCTATACCGTCAAAAATTATGACCAGGTTATTTAAAGCTTCTTTACCCATAGAATCTTGTCTGGGCAAGCTGGATGTATTTCATGCTCCCAGACATCTGCTTCTTCCCTCAATTTGGGCTAAAACGGTATTAACAATCCATGATTTGATGTTTATAGACCACCCTGAATTTCTAAAATTAGAGTGGGTAAAGTCACTGGAAAAAGAAGTTCATAAGGGAATCAAAAGGGCAAATTTGATTATTTCAGTCTCACTCTTTACAAAAAATCGGATATTGGAAAACTGGAAGAAGATGTCAGCAGAGAAAATCAAAGTTATATATTCTGGTGTGAATGAGTGCTTCTATCCTATCGAAGATAAGGTAATAATTGATAAGATTAAACATAAATATGGCATTAAAAACAGATATATTTTATTTGTGGGCAATGTTGAACCTAAAAAAAATCTTATCAGATTATTTGAGGCATTTTCTCAAGTGAAGAATTCCATAGACGGTTATAATTTGGTAATAGCAGGTGGAGGTTGGGCTTTTGACAAACTATTTCAAAAGGTGAAGGAATCGAATCTACAAAAAGATGTTATTTTTACAGGTTATATTTCGGATGAAGATTTACCAGCTTTGTACAGTGGTGCTGAAATCTTTGTTTTCCCTTCTTTATATGAAGGGTTTGGACTACCAGTAATTGAAGCAATGGCTTGTGGAACACCAGTTATTACCTCGAATAGTGCTTCTTTACCTGAATTAGCCAGGGATGCAGGAATTTTAATTGACCCTTTTAAGGTAGAGGATATAGCTGGGGCTATGTATCAACTATTAACTGATACTAATCTTAAGATGAAGCTAAAGGAAAAGGGGCTACAAAGGGCTAAATTATTTTCATGGGAAAAAACAGCCAGTGAAACACTGGCAGTGTATAAGGAGTTAGCCTGA
- a CDS encoding glycosyltransferase family 1 protein, translating into MRIGIDVRKIVFQQMIGGLAIYPYNLIKHLSKIDKENEYILFHSFVRPKNYKFIKDLETSNFKNRVFRCRTQFLEDWVWDRFHLPIELLVGKVDIFHQTFSPSPPQLFGKSIVTIYDSGVGMRECLNFLAKKYELERAITLKRADFIITISHHIKNYIREVLKIPQEKIGVTYLGVGEEYYPINDKNILNNIRKKYNLNRKYLLYVGNLSPRKNVGRLVEAFYELKNNVSEAYNLVIAGCKWRLETDEILKKVQELNLKEDVIFINEIPMEDMPGLYSSAEVFVFPTLVEGFGLPVVEAMACGTPIIASATTATAEVVEDAGILVNPYNVAEITQAMGQVLTNTTLANELREKGIQRAKFFSWEKTANETLKIYKMVSLAN; encoded by the coding sequence ATGCGAATAGGAATTGATGTTAGAAAAATTGTCTTTCAACAAATGATCGGTGGTTTAGCTATATATCCATATAACTTAATTAAACATTTATCTAAAATAGATAAAGAGAATGAATATATTTTATTTCATAGCTTTGTTAGACCGAAAAATTACAAGTTTATAAAGGACTTAGAGACTTCAAATTTTAAAAATAGGGTTTTTAGATGTCGCACTCAATTCTTAGAGGATTGGGTCTGGGACAGATTTCATCTGCCAATAGAATTACTCGTCGGGAAAGTAGATATTTTTCATCAAACTTTTTCCCCATCTCCCCCACAACTATTCGGTAAATCAATCGTTACCATTTACGATTCAGGAGTAGGCATGAGAGAATGTTTAAATTTTTTGGCTAAAAAATATGAACTGGAAAGGGCAATTACTTTAAAAAGAGCAGATTTCATTATTACTATCTCTCATCATATTAAAAATTATATTAGGGAGGTGTTAAAAATCCCTCAAGAAAAAATAGGAGTAACTTATCTTGGTGTTGGTGAAGAATATTATCCTATTAATGATAAGAATATCTTAAATAATATACGGAAAAAGTATAATCTAAATAGAAAATACTTACTTTATGTAGGGAATTTAAGTCCTCGAAAAAATGTAGGTAGATTGGTCGAGGCTTTTTATGAGTTAAAAAATAATGTATCTGAAGCATATAATTTAGTCATTGCAGGTTGCAAGTGGAGGTTAGAAACTGATGAAATATTAAAAAAAGTCCAGGAATTAAATCTAAAAGAAGATGTAATTTTTATTAACGAAATTCCTATGGAAGATATGCCCGGGCTATATTCCTCAGCAGAGGTATTTGTCTTTCCTACATTAGTAGAAGGATTTGGGTTACCTGTTGTAGAAGCAATGGCTTGCGGCACACCGATTATAGCTTCTGCTACAACAGCCACTGCTGAGGTAGTAGAAGATGCAGGGATTTTAGTTAATCCTTATAATGTAGCAGAAATAACTCAAGCAATGGGACAGGTTTTAACTAATACCACTCTTGCGAATGAATTAAGAGAAAAAGGCATTCAAAGAGCCAAATTTTTTTCATGGGAAAAGACAGCTAATGAAACTTTAAAGATTTATAAGATGGTCAGTTTAGCAAATTAG
- a CDS encoding glycosyltransferase, with protein MATISIIIPTYNAENFLPQAINSVVEQTYQDIEIIVVDDGSTDNTKRIIEPFMDKIYYIYKDNGGPASARNVGIKSSKGEYIAFLDADDIWLPQKLELQINLFQQCQEIDWIHTNLVLIDESGNVIGIRKLTEILSGSIFKILFMENWVLTSSVMMKRECLKIIGNFDETLSVNQDYDLWLRLSHYYKCGYLEQPLVKYRIHHAQNTKKIERLFFYEKAVIEKTIQNFPEIAGKSKLRYGKLYFKWGCRYFEISELQEARKKFKTALSYQHLNPKYIIYYLSCLFNLPQIIWGIRWIKKRIENLLSNYSPFTIHNSPFTIFPLNFLNNGEW; from the coding sequence ATGGCAACGATAAGTATTATTATTCCAACCTATAACGCAGAGAATTTTCTACCGCAAGCTATTAATAGCGTTGTAGAACAAACATATCAGGATATTGAAATAATTGTAGTAGATGATGGCTCAACAGATAATACCAAACGGATAATTGAGCCATTTATGGATAAAATTTACTATATTTATAAAGATAATGGCGGTCCTGCTTCGGCGAGGAATGTGGGAATAAAATCATCTAAAGGGGAATATATTGCCTTTTTGGATGCAGATGATATCTGGCTGCCACAAAAATTGGAATTACAAATAAACCTGTTTCAACAATGCCAGGAGATAGATTGGATTCATACTAATTTAGTGCTTATTGACGAATCAGGAAATGTAATAGGGATTCGGAAATTAACAGAGATTTTATCTGGAAGTATCTTTAAAATACTATTTATGGAGAATTGGGTACTAACTTCATCTGTTATGATGAAGAGAGAATGCCTTAAGATAATTGGAAATTTCGATGAAACACTATCAGTCAACCAGGATTATGACTTATGGCTTCGGTTATCACATTATTACAAATGTGGCTATCTTGAGCAACCATTAGTCAAATATCGAATTCATCACGCTCAAAATACAAAAAAAATTGAGCGGTTGTTTTTTTATGAAAAAGCAGTTATTGAGAAAACCATACAGAATTTTCCTGAGATTGCAGGTAAATCAAAATTAAGATATGGAAAACTTTATTTTAAATGGGGATGCAGGTATTTTGAAATAAGTGAGTTACAGGAGGCAAGAAAGAAATTTAAAACAGCATTATCTTATCAACACTTAAATCCTAAATATATCATCTATTATTTATCCTGCCTATTTAATTTACCACAGATTATCTGGGGTATCCGGTGGATAAAAAAGAGGATAGAGAATCTATTGAGTAACTATTCACCATTCACAATTCACAATTCACCATTCACAATTTTTCCCCTAAATTTCCTTAATAATGGT